The nucleotide sequence CGAATTCGCCAGATAAAAAGGCCGGACTCACTCATGGCAGTTTTAATTTCTCGGTCTCGAAGCATCCATGAGTTGCTCGAATGCACTGGTTCGGTCGAGCGCCGGCAAGAGTTAATTCCGTTTCTTCGGGCGGCCTCCTTGGCGGTCGAATGCCCTGCCGACGGGCCGTTCGAAAACGGAACCGTGGCGCTTCCGACACCTCGTGCGCGAATCCCTGACCCCACCCGGCCGAAGCGGGCATCGTCTCGATACAACGATCCCGACGCTCGTCGATTCGACCAGATTCGGTTGATCATTCTCCATTTTTTCAGATCCGTGCGCTTCTGGAGAACGGAACATCTTCGATGTCGTTCGGCATAAGCGCGAGATCAGTGAGAACATCGCTTCCGCTCGGATCATCATTGATCTTTGCGATCGCCGCGTCTTGCGAAATCCATTAGCTGAGCAATATCGATTGTCGGGTGTCTGCGGTGCGCCGTCTTCGTGTCAAAGTGTGGCGCTTGGGAACCCAGGCGCCGCCGATGCTCCGGCGTATCGGGAGGGCACCGCGTCGACGAGGTTCGATGGTGCCGTGACGAAGCGATACACCCGGCAGCGTCTCGCGCGGCACGGCGTGATGGCTGCATCGACTTCGCGGAGGCTTCCTCCCCGCCTATCGGCGCCCATCCGCAGCTACGCGCACAGATCGAGGCCGGACCGCTGCTGTCCGGAACCCTCGATGTCGCCGGTGGCGCGGCCCGGCATGGTGGCGCAGGCCGCTCGGGAGGTACGTTACCGACGGCCCTCCCGCGAGACGGTCCGGAGTCAGCGTTCGATGGGACGGACCGGACCCACCGGGCAGCCAGAACCCGCCCGGAGTTGTCGCCACTGAGCCGATGGCTGGTCCGGCAAAGCGGTACAGGTCGACGCGGGGGCCTGGAGCCGTGCCATTACCCGACGCGATCGGACGCGGAATCGGCTGGTGGGCAGAGTCAATGTTCCGCGTGCAGGCATTCGCCGTGGTCGGCCAGAACCTCGATGATGCGGCACTCCCGGACATGGCCGCCGGCACACTGGTCGACCATTGCCTGCATTTCCTTTCTCAGGCCGGTGAGGCGCGCGATCCTGTCGTCGATAGCGCCGAGGTGCCTGCGCGCGATGGCATCCGCTTCGTTGCAGGGGCGATCCGGCTGTCCGGCCAGGAAGAGCAGGGCTTTGATATCCTCGATCTCGAAGCCGAGTTCGCGTGCATGTCGGATGAAGCGCAGCCGTCGGACGTCGGACATGTCGTAGGTCCGCCGGTTTCCATCGGTGCGCTCCGGCTTCGGCAGCAGGCCACGCTCCTCGTAGAACCGGATGGTCGGGACCTTCACGCCCGCCTGCCGCGACAGATCTCCTATGGCAATCGGCTTCATCGCGCTTGCTCCTCTGGCGACTAGAGGAATTAGGGCTGTGCCGGACGTCAGGAAAGGCAGCCGCGATGAGCGACGAAGCGACTTTGGATTCGACCGGCACGGCTGTCACGCGCCTGCGGGTGACGGGCATGGATTGCGCATCGTGCGCCGCGAAGGTCGAGACCGCGATCCGTCGCCTGCCGGGCATCGAGCAGGTCGAGGTCTCCGTCGCAACCGAAACGCTCACGGTGAGGCATGCCGCCGATGCGGAAGCCCGGGCGATCACCGCCGCGGTGCGCGGACTGGGCTATGGCGTGGAGAACCCGGACGCGGCTCCGACGTACGATGCGACCGCGCCGGACGCGCCCTGGTGGCGGACGCGCAAGGCCATGCTGGCATCCGCCTGCGGCGCGTCGCTCGCGCTGGCCTACGCCCTGGGACACGCGGCGCCGGCGACGGAACGTTGGGCGTTCCTCGCCGCCATGTCGGTCGGCCTGGTGCCGATCGCAGGGCGGGCGTTGTCCGCAGCCCGACACGGCACGCCTTTCTCGATGGAAACGTTGATGACGGTGGCCGCCATCGGCGCCACCGTCATAGGGGCCACCGAGGAGGCGGCGACGGTCGTCCTGCTCTTTCTGGTCGGCGAACTGCTGGAAGGCGTCGCGGCCGGACGCGCCCGGGCCAGCATCCGCGCGCTCAAGGAATTGGTGCCGGACACGGCGCTGCTGGAAGCCGGCGGAACGACCGAACAGGTTAACGCCGCGCTCGTGCAGGTCGGCGACATCGTGCTCGTGCGCCCAGGCGACCGCATCCCGGTGGACGGTACCGTCGTCGGCGGCGAGGGCGCGGTGGACGAGGCGCCTGTCACCGGCGAGAGCGTGCCGAAGCGCAAGGTGGCGGGCGACGCGGTATTCGCCGGAACCCTGAACGGGGACGGCGTGCTGCGGATCCGGGTGACGGCTGCCGCGCGGGACAACACCATCGCACGGGTCGTACGACTGGTAGAGGAGGCGCAGGAAGCGAAGGCCCCGACCGAGCGCCTGATCAACCGTTTCTCGAAGATCTACACCCCGGCCGTGGTAGGGATGGCGGCCGCGGTCGCCGTGCTGCCGCCGCTGCTGCTCGGCGCATCCTGGGACGAGTGGGTCTACAAGGGCCTGGCCATCCTCCTGATCGGGTGTCCCTGCGCCTTGGTCATCTCGACGCCGGCGGCCATCGCGGCGGCTCTCGCGGCAGGGGCGCGCCAGGGACTGCTGATCAAGGGGGGCGCCGTCCTGGAGCGCCTGTCCGCCGTGACGACGGTCGCCTTCGACAAGACCGGAACCTTGACCGCAGGCCAGCCCATGGTCACCGACGTGCTCGCGTACGGCCGAACGGAGCGCGACGTGCTGTCCCTTGCGGGGGCATTGGAGAGTGGCTCCTCGCATCCGCTGGCCAGAGCCATCCTGGGGAAGGCCGCCGAAGTCGGAGCGCCCATCCCGCCCGCCGCCGGGGCAAAGGCGCTCGGCGGCAAGGGCCTAGAGGGAACGGTCGGTGGTCTGGACCTCTTCCTCGGCGCTCCGCGCGAGGCCGCCCGGCGCGGTGCGCTGACGCCCGATCAGGAAGCGAAGGTCGCCGAACTGACGGAAGAGGGCAAGACAGTTGCCGCTCTCGTCGTGAACGGCGCCTTGGCCGGCTTGCTCGCCATGCGCGACGAACCCAGGCCCGACGCGAAGGACGGCATAGACCGTCTGGCTGCGGAGGGGATCGGAATGGTCATGCTGACCGGCGACAACGCCCGCACGGCACAGGCCGTCGCCGCAACTCTCGGTATTGGAGCTTGGGCGGAGCTTCTGCCCGAGGACAAGCAGCGGGCCGTTCTCGACCTGAAGGCTCTCGGGAGGGTCGTGGCGAAGGTCGGAGACGGCATCAACGACGCGCCGGCCTTGGCCGCCGCCGACGTCGGCATCGCTATGGGCGGCGGCACCGACGTCGCGCTGGACACGGCCGATGCGGCCATACTGCGCGGACGGGTCGTCGACGTGAGCCGCATGATCGAGCTGTCGCGGCGGACCCTCGCCAACATCCG is from Methylobacterium radiodurans and encodes:
- a CDS encoding MerR family transcriptional regulator, translated to MKPIAIGDLSRQAGVKVPTIRFYEERGLLPKPERTDGNRRTYDMSDVRRLRFIRHARELGFEIEDIKALLFLAGQPDRPCNEADAIARRHLGAIDDRIARLTGLRKEMQAMVDQCAGGHVRECRIIEVLADHGECLHAEH
- a CDS encoding heavy metal translocating P-type ATPase, translating into MSDEATLDSTGTAVTRLRVTGMDCASCAAKVETAIRRLPGIEQVEVSVATETLTVRHAADAEARAITAAVRGLGYGVENPDAAPTYDATAPDAPWWRTRKAMLASACGASLALAYALGHAAPATERWAFLAAMSVGLVPIAGRALSAARHGTPFSMETLMTVAAIGATVIGATEEAATVVLLFLVGELLEGVAAGRARASIRALKELVPDTALLEAGGTTEQVNAALVQVGDIVLVRPGDRIPVDGTVVGGEGAVDEAPVTGESVPKRKVAGDAVFAGTLNGDGVLRIRVTAAARDNTIARVVRLVEEAQEAKAPTERLINRFSKIYTPAVVGMAAAVAVLPPLLLGASWDEWVYKGLAILLIGCPCALVISTPAAIAAALAAGARQGLLIKGGAVLERLSAVTTVAFDKTGTLTAGQPMVTDVLAYGRTERDVLSLAGALESGSSHPLARAILGKAAEVGAPIPPAAGAKALGGKGLEGTVGGLDLFLGAPREAARRGALTPDQEAKVAELTEEGKTVAALVVNGALAGLLAMRDEPRPDAKDGIDRLAAEGIGMVMLTGDNARTAQAVAATLGIGAWAELLPEDKQRAVLDLKALGRVVAKVGDGINDAPALAAADVGIAMGGGTDVALDTADAAILRGRVVDVSRMIELSRRTLANIRANIAIALGMKVVFLVTTIAGVTGLWPAILADTGATVLVTANALRLLRTRYRENGPAARSEARIAPAGPSRRP